From one Treponema denticola genomic stretch:
- a CDS encoding RHS repeat-associated core domain-containing protein gives MNGKILEEVYDRNAPYSEQIRIPFLFQGQYYDHETELAYNRFRYYSPELGRYISEDPIRFASGTLALHNYVEDSNSWLDVLGLTYKSKKIGEDVNSSVTVFSRQKVAHNQVEIHVDSHGPHVHINRGTKKEQCINISGLTVGQAQEKLPKKVAQNSRVQDALKKALED, from the coding sequence ATGAACGGTAAGATACTGGAGGAGGTGTACGACAGGAATGCCCCATACAGCGAGCAGATACGCATCCCATTCCTCTTCCAAGGACAGTACTACGACCACGAGACGGAGCTGGCTTACAACCGTTTCAGGTACTACTCACCAGAATTGGGGAGATATATTTCGGAAGACCCGATACGATTTGCTAGTGGAACGTTAGCACTGCATAACTATGTAGAAGATAGCAATAGCTGGCTGGATGTGTTGGGGTTAACATATAAGAGCAAAAAAATAGGTGAGGATGTTAATTCTAGCGTCACGGTATTCTCAAGGCAGAAGGTTGCCCACAATCAAGTAGAAATACATGTTGATAGCCATGGTCCCCATGTACACATCAATCGGGGAACAAAAAAAGAACAGTGTATAAACATATCAGGGTTGACTGTTGGACAGGCACAAGAAAAACTTCCTAAAAAAGTAGCACAGAATTCTCGTGTCCAAGACGCTCTTAAAAAGGCATTGGAGGATTGA
- a CDS encoding PD-(D/E)XK nuclease family protein, which yields MEKIKSLFDLYNRKETGLSRTLACLFYSDYRVIREIIKGENFKFKKEDVKTLEVYYEPSFGSARFDILCLSKNYAIVIETKIGLSTVGQDQMNRYLKILENYSQPKKILILLTQYNNQIEFSANTNVKILYKEWKEIYEVIKKYNITINIADEFDSYLTGSQNMKISDIDIWAVVINKDAEIKRIEEDLVYRNDNYHQPIFIGIREWDTDAKKVLIKKLYPVKEIIPPKTPRSRIYNSDDDKAYIYVLDNPLILEKPIYKKFNQNSAISVSFSDLEFA from the coding sequence ATGGAAAAAATAAAATCATTGTTTGATTTATACAATCGTAAAGAAACCGGCTTATCAAGAACTTTGGCTTGCTTATTTTATTCTGACTATAGGGTAATTCGAGAAATTATAAAAGGCGAAAACTTTAAATTTAAAAAGGAAGATGTTAAGACACTAGAAGTTTATTATGAGCCCAGTTTTGGTTCTGCACGTTTTGATATCCTTTGTTTAAGCAAGAATTATGCAATAGTTATAGAAACTAAAATAGGGCTAAGCACTGTTGGACAAGATCAAATGAATAGGTATTTAAAAATTCTTGAAAATTACAGTCAGCCGAAAAAGATTCTTATATTGCTAACACAGTATAATAATCAAATTGAATTTTCAGCAAACACTAATGTAAAGATTCTGTATAAAGAATGGAAAGAAATATATGAAGTAATCAAAAAATACAACATAACTATAAATATCGCAGATGAATTTGATAGTTATCTTACAGGGAGTCAAAATATGAAAATATCGGATATAGACATATGGGCGGTTGTCATCAATAAAGATGCTGAGATCAAAAGAATAGAGGAAGACCTTGTTTATAGAAATGACAATTATCACCAACCAATATTTATCGGGATTCGTGAATGGGATACAGATGCAAAAAAAGTATTGATAAAAAAATTATATCCCGTAAAAGAAATTATACCGCCTAAAACCCCTCGTTCTCGTATTTATAATTCTGATGATGATAAAGCATACATCTATGTTTTGGATAATCCGCTAATATTGGAAAAACCAATATATAAAAAATTCAATCAAAATTCAGCTATAAGCGTAAGTTTTTCTGATCTAGAATTTGCATAA
- the imm9 gene encoding Imm9 family immunity protein — protein sequence MKEHIEISFPSEISNLTSLEIDLQAVEVRFSEIVDKLAKGLDIGGRSLVISVMTRASDRVGVAKRSFRWGDRYRLFISIAIPSHKQTLWGLRKVEWSLWNPISDSRHFYFVEEIDYSSYNTIEDYIVDAATKALILLFTKGVTCGGHRIKFSKCPL from the coding sequence ATGAAGGAGCATATTGAGATATCATTTCCAAGTGAAATATCAAACTTAACAAGCCTAGAAATTGATCTGCAGGCTGTAGAAGTTAGGTTTAGTGAGATAGTAGATAAACTTGCGAAAGGACTTGATATAGGAGGAAGATCTTTGGTTATTTCTGTTATGACCAGAGCCTCGGATAGGGTTGGGGTAGCTAAACGTTCTTTTCGCTGGGGAGATCGGTATCGCTTATTTATCTCAATCGCCATTCCTAGTCATAAACAAACTCTATGGGGACTTCGAAAAGTAGAATGGTCTTTATGGAATCCGATATCAGACAGTAGGCACTTTTATTTCGTAGAAGAGATAGATTACTCAAGTTATAATACAATAGAGGACTACATTGTCGACGCAGCGACAAAAGCACTAATTCTACTTTTTACCAAAGGTGTAACATGTGGTGGGCATCGGATTAAATTCAGCAAATGCCCTTTATGA
- a CDS encoding AMP-binding protein: protein MFYKEYINYTESDDWETVHNSFSVKAPENFNFAYDIIDRIAKEYPEKEALVWCDETEERIFSFGELAKQINKTANFFKAMGIGRGDTVLLFLRRRYEFWFVLPALHKIGAIAVPATVQLAAHDIEYRIQSANIKMIMAVQEKNLQEEIQKAAESAYNKPLLAWVHDEMDGWISFDELVKNMSDEFTPPQGEAYPCGKDTALLYFTSGTSGNPKMVEHNFLYPLGHIATAKFWQNVKEGGRHLSVAETGWAKAMWGKIYGQWLCGCAVFVYDMKMFIPKNMLEKLSKYRITSFCAPPTVYRYLIREKIDDYDLSSLEECTTAGEALSMDIFTTFKEKTGIELREGYGQTELTLTTGTFPGMKIKPGSMGKPAPGYEIDIIRPDGSSCKAGESGEIILRLDKKVPFGMFGGYYKNEEKTAEVFKDGVYHTGDAAYRDEDGYFWFESRTDDLIKSSGFRISPFEVESVLLQHPAVFECAVTGVPDPKRGQAVKAFVVLNKTYRESQALEKELMFFAKKNAALYKAPRSLEFVETLPKTHNGKISRAAIRSRKD from the coding sequence ATGTTTTATAAAGAATATATAAACTATACTGAAAGCGATGATTGGGAAACCGTACATAATTCTTTTTCAGTCAAAGCTCCCGAGAATTTTAATTTTGCTTATGACATAATAGATAGAATAGCGAAGGAATACCCCGAAAAGGAGGCTCTCGTCTGGTGCGATGAAACCGAAGAAAGGATTTTTTCGTTCGGAGAATTGGCAAAGCAGATAAATAAAACGGCCAACTTTTTTAAGGCGATGGGAATAGGAAGAGGCGACACGGTTTTGCTTTTTTTGCGAAGAAGATACGAGTTTTGGTTTGTTCTTCCTGCCCTGCACAAAATAGGGGCAATAGCCGTTCCCGCAACTGTCCAACTGGCAGCCCACGATATCGAATACCGTATTCAATCAGCCAATATAAAAATGATAATGGCCGTACAAGAAAAAAATTTGCAAGAAGAAATTCAAAAAGCTGCCGAGTCCGCTTATAATAAGCCCCTTCTTGCCTGGGTTCATGACGAAATGGATGGCTGGATTTCCTTTGATGAACTCGTAAAAAATATGAGTGATGAGTTCACTCCTCCCCAAGGAGAAGCCTACCCTTGCGGAAAGGACACCGCTCTTTTGTACTTTACCTCAGGCACTTCGGGTAATCCCAAAATGGTGGAGCATAATTTTTTATATCCGCTTGGGCACATTGCAACCGCAAAATTTTGGCAAAACGTCAAAGAAGGCGGAAGGCATTTAAGCGTTGCCGAAACAGGCTGGGCAAAGGCCATGTGGGGGAAAATTTACGGTCAATGGCTTTGCGGCTGTGCCGTCTTTGTATACGACATGAAAATGTTTATCCCTAAAAACATGCTCGAAAAATTATCAAAATACAGGATAACTTCCTTTTGTGCACCTCCCACCGTTTACAGGTACTTAATCCGCGAAAAAATAGACGATTACGATTTATCCTCATTAGAAGAATGTACAACGGCAGGTGAAGCCCTTAGCATGGACATCTTCACTACCTTTAAAGAAAAGACCGGAATAGAACTGCGGGAAGGCTATGGGCAAACAGAGCTTACCCTCACAACGGGAACCTTCCCCGGCATGAAAATAAAACCCGGCTCGATGGGAAAACCCGCACCCGGCTATGAGATAGATATTATCCGCCCCGACGGATCTTCTTGCAAGGCAGGAGAATCGGGAGAAATCATCTTGCGTTTGGATAAAAAGGTTCCTTTCGGAATGTTCGGAGGCTATTATAAAAATGAAGAAAAAACGGCCGAGGTTTTTAAGGATGGAGTTTACCACACAGGAGACGCCGCCTATAGGGATGAAGACGGTTATTTTTGGTTTGAAAGCCGAACCGATGACCTTATAAAAAGCTCCGGTTTCCGTATAAGCCCCTTTGAGGTGGAGTCGGTTCTTCTCCAGCATCCGGCAGTTTTTGAATGTGCGGTAACAGGCGTGCCCGACCCGAAAAGAGGTCAGGCGGTAAAGGCCTTTGTTGTTTTAAACAAAACCTATCGAGAGAGCCAAGCCTTAGAAAAAGAGCTTATGTTCTTTGCAAAGAAAAATGCGGCCCTCTACAAGGCCCCGCGTTCTCTCGAATTTGTAGAAACTTTGCCTAAAACCCATAACGGCAAGATAAGCCGAGCTGCAATCAGAAGCCGAAAGGATTGA
- the atcR gene encoding response regulator transcription factor AtcR produces MLKIAVIEDNEVQSRLLKDYANKWANKNNLLPEIKLFSSGEQFWFEFEELSDIDIILLDIQMSRISGIELAKKIRKTKSDAVIIFITGIPDYMQEGYDVEALHYLLKPVKKEKLFDCLDRALKKQDKVKEENFVFSCEGCLTTLKQSEIVFIESISHNLKIKTLKSEYITRMNLSEAEEKLNSKLFVKTHRAFIANLMHIRQLQKDRAVLADNTLIPISRREYKNVNTLFIGFFTQGET; encoded by the coding sequence ATGCTTAAAATAGCCGTCATCGAAGATAATGAAGTTCAATCCAGACTCCTAAAAGACTATGCAAACAAATGGGCAAATAAAAATAATCTTTTGCCGGAAATTAAACTTTTTTCTTCAGGCGAACAGTTTTGGTTTGAGTTTGAAGAGCTTTCCGATATAGATATAATCTTATTGGATATACAGATGTCTAGGATAAGCGGTATCGAACTTGCAAAGAAAATAAGAAAAACAAAAAGCGATGCCGTTATCATCTTCATAACAGGTATACCCGATTATATGCAGGAAGGCTATGATGTCGAAGCCCTGCACTATCTTTTAAAACCTGTAAAAAAAGAAAAACTTTTTGATTGCTTGGATAGAGCCTTAAAAAAACAGGATAAAGTTAAAGAAGAAAATTTTGTATTTTCCTGCGAAGGTTGCCTTACAACATTAAAGCAATCTGAAATTGTTTTTATAGAATCTATTTCGCATAATCTAAAAATAAAAACTTTAAAAAGCGAGTACATAACAAGGATGAATTTATCGGAGGCGGAAGAAAAGTTAAATTCCAAACTATTTGTAAAAACCCACAGAGCCTTTATCGCAAACCTGATGCACATAAGGCAGCTTCAAAAAGACAGGGCCGTCCTTGCGGATAATACTTTAATTCCGATAAGCCGCAGGGAATATAAAAATGTCAACACCCTCTTTATCGGCTTTTTTACCCAAGGAGAAACCTGA
- a CDS encoding putative toxin-antitoxin system toxin component, PIN family, translating into MRIFIDSNIVISAILFPDGKVAKVFSHLLENHTVIISSYTKEECKKVFENKFPFKKELLGIFFDGITFEEFKSPDTIDENKYPKVRDIKDLPVLVSAILSDSDILITGDKDFEDVKIDKPLIFTPSKYFELIAEKYGYI; encoded by the coding sequence TTGAGGATTTTCATAGATTCAAACATTGTGATTTCTGCGATACTTTTCCCTGATGGTAAGGTTGCTAAAGTTTTTTCTCATTTGCTTGAAAATCATACGGTAATAATTTCTTCATATACAAAGGAAGAATGCAAAAAAGTTTTTGAAAATAAATTTCCATTTAAAAAAGAGTTATTGGGTATTTTCTTTGATGGAATTACTTTTGAAGAATTTAAGAGTCCCGATACAATTGATGAAAATAAATATCCAAAAGTTCGTGATATAAAAGATTTGCCGGTTCTTGTATCCGCAATTTTATCTGATTCAGATATTTTGATTACGGGAGACAAGGATTTTGAAGATGTAAAAATTGATAAACCGTTAATTTTTACACCATCAAAATATTTCGAATTGATTGCTGAAAAGTATGGATATATTTAG
- the fabF gene encoding beta-ketoacyl-ACP synthase II — protein MRRVVITGLGAVTPIGNTLDETWEGIKAGKCGIGNITQFDCSDFKIQIAAEVKNFDASQFMDKKDARKMARFTQFAVAAASQAMKDAGLSKENIDANRTGIILGNGIGGFEIYQEAFKKYFQVAPDRIPPMTVPLLIPNEAAGNISMQFGIKGPSWTLATACASGTDALGNALDLVRSGRLDVCVSGGTEATITGFGISGFTILQTLASGDPAKACCPFDKKRSGFVMGEGSGILILEEYEHAKKRGAKIYAEFAGYGASSDAYHLTSPDPSGDGGALAITNALADAGVKPEEVQYYNAHGTSTPINDPAETAMIKKAFGDHAYKMKVSSTKSMIGHCLGAAGALEAIFCIKAMEEGFYPPTINLTEPDLEAGCDLDYVPNKGVKGEINCAASGSLGFGGHNGVAVFKKIK, from the coding sequence ATGAGAAGAGTTGTAATTACAGGCCTCGGTGCCGTAACCCCCATAGGAAACACCCTGGATGAAACATGGGAAGGAATCAAAGCAGGTAAATGCGGAATCGGAAACATTACCCAATTTGATTGTTCCGATTTTAAGATTCAGATAGCGGCAGAGGTAAAAAACTTTGACGCTTCACAATTTATGGATAAAAAAGATGCCCGTAAAATGGCGCGGTTCACTCAATTTGCCGTAGCCGCAGCTTCACAGGCAATGAAGGACGCAGGCCTTTCAAAAGAAAACATCGATGCAAACCGCACAGGTATAATACTCGGAAACGGTATAGGCGGTTTTGAAATCTACCAAGAAGCCTTTAAAAAATACTTTCAAGTCGCTCCGGATCGTATTCCGCCGATGACTGTTCCTCTTCTTATTCCGAATGAGGCAGCCGGAAACATAAGTATGCAGTTCGGCATAAAGGGCCCGTCTTGGACCTTGGCTACGGCCTGTGCTTCCGGTACCGATGCTCTCGGAAACGCTTTAGACCTTGTCCGCTCAGGAAGGCTCGATGTATGTGTATCGGGCGGTACGGAAGCAACAATTACCGGTTTCGGCATAAGCGGTTTTACGATTTTGCAAACCCTCGCCTCAGGCGATCCTGCCAAGGCTTGCTGTCCCTTCGATAAAAAGCGCTCAGGCTTTGTAATGGGTGAAGGTTCCGGCATTCTCATTCTTGAAGAATATGAACATGCAAAAAAGAGAGGCGCTAAAATATATGCAGAATTTGCAGGCTATGGAGCTTCCTCCGATGCCTACCACTTAACCAGCCCCGACCCCTCAGGTGACGGAGGCGCTTTGGCCATCACCAACGCCCTCGCCGATGCAGGCGTAAAACCTGAAGAAGTTCAATACTATAATGCTCACGGAACCTCGACACCGATTAACGACCCTGCAGAAACGGCCATGATTAAAAAAGCTTTCGGCGACCATGCGTATAAAATGAAGGTTTCTTCAACCAAGTCGATGATAGGCCACTGCTTAGGTGCCGCAGGAGCTCTTGAAGCTATCTTCTGTATAAAGGCAATGGAAGAAGGATTTTATCCCCCGACCATCAACCTAACCGAACCCGACCTTGAAGCAGGATGCGATTTGGACTATGTTCCGAACAAGGGTGTCAAAGGCGAAATAAACTGCGCCGCCTCAGGCTCGCTCGGCTTCGGAGGCCACAACGGTGTCGCCGTCTTCAAAAAGATAAAGTAA
- a CDS encoding AbrB/MazE/SpoVT family DNA-binding domain-containing protein: protein MELAKLTSKGQITIPLAIRNMLGLKTGDKVFFEESRGKVYITNASQITLANIQTQMQGEAEKAGFQTEDDVIAYIKELRKKS, encoded by the coding sequence ATGGAGCTTGCAAAACTAACATCTAAGGGTCAGATTACAATTCCGCTTGCGATAAGAAATATGCTCGGATTAAAAACCGGCGATAAAGTTTTTTTTGAAGAAAGCAGAGGAAAAGTTTATATTACAAATGCTTCTCAAATAACTTTAGCAAATATTCAGACTCAAATGCAAGGAGAAGCAGAAAAAGCCGGCTTTCAAACAGAAGATGACGTTATTGCTTATATTAAAGAGCTAAGGAAAAAGAGTTGA
- a CDS encoding Imm32 family immunity protein, with translation MKKRSITVRYNEEGIPYITPKSGCYLSFQISPIGGEIEILGNEIGLQLLARSILGIAKMEEVDMTYHIHLDELYSLNEEGKSFVIRKIENDDLK, from the coding sequence ATGAAAAAAAGAAGCATAACGGTTCGCTATAACGAAGAGGGGATCCCGTATATTACACCCAAGTCAGGTTGTTATCTTTCCTTTCAGATCTCACCTATAGGAGGTGAGATTGAAATTTTGGGTAATGAAATCGGATTACAGCTTCTAGCAAGGAGCATCTTAGGTATAGCTAAAATGGAGGAGGTGGATATGACATATCATATCCACCTAGATGAATTGTACTCCTTAAATGAAGAAGGTAAGAGTTTTGTTATTCGTAAAATAGAGAATGACGATCTTAAGTGA
- a CDS encoding Rpn family recombination-promoting nuclease/putative transposase: MSTSNRKYKDSVFVDLFSEDERAKENFLSLYNALHGTELKATEDLKNIRLDQVLYMTFYNDVSYLVDNKIIVLAEHQSTINPNMPLRCLEYVSRLYETLFESKEKYSRKLLKIPTPEFYVFYNGEESYPSDKILKLSDAFIEKTTETNLELTVKVININQQNRHPILENCKMMQEYSIFVETVRKWKEIDPQKGFEKAVEECIQNNILREYLKRKTKEVINMLLAEYDYETDIAVQRAEEREIAFAEGSYQKSLETAKNLLEMGFSTDSIIKATGLTLKEIEAL; this comes from the coding sequence ATGAGTACGTCAAACAGAAAATACAAGGATTCGGTTTTTGTTGATTTGTTCAGCGAAGATGAAAGAGCAAAAGAGAATTTTTTATCTCTTTATAATGCTTTACACGGAACGGAACTTAAAGCTACGGAAGATTTAAAAAACATCCGCCTTGATCAAGTTTTGTATATGACATTTTACAATGATGTATCATACCTCGTGGATAACAAAATAATAGTACTTGCTGAACATCAATCAACGATAAACCCCAACATGCCTTTGCGCTGCCTTGAATATGTCAGCCGCCTTTATGAAACTCTATTTGAATCAAAAGAAAAATACAGCCGTAAGCTATTAAAAATTCCAACTCCAGAGTTTTATGTCTTTTACAATGGAGAAGAAAGCTATCCTTCTGATAAAATACTGAAACTATCGGATGCTTTTATAGAAAAGACAACGGAAACTAATCTTGAGTTAACTGTTAAAGTAATAAACATAAATCAACAAAACCGTCATCCTATATTGGAAAACTGTAAAATGATGCAGGAATATAGTATATTTGTAGAAACGGTAAGGAAATGGAAAGAAATAGATCCGCAAAAAGGTTTTGAAAAAGCTGTTGAAGAATGTATACAAAATAATATTTTGCGTGAATATTTAAAGCGCAAGACCAAGGAGGTAATTAACATGTTACTAGCCGAATATGATTATGAAACAGATATAGCCGTACAACGGGCAGAAGAACGGGAAATAGCCTTTGCCGAGGGTTCATACCAAAAATCACTCGAAACGGCAAAAAATTTGCTTGAAATGGGTTTTAGCACAGATTCTATTATAAAAGCGACAGGTTTAACCCTAAAAGAAATAGAAGCTTTATAA
- a CDS encoding HIT family protein: MDNCIFCKIIKGEIPASKIYEDDDCLAFLDIQPVNAGHVLIIPKIHEQYIYKIDDKITSKMFMVTNKINKAIRQSKIKCEGINYFLADGEAAFQEVSHAHIHCFPRYKDDGFKLQFSGRYYNHKPNREELERVAKEIRENL, translated from the coding sequence ATGGATAATTGTATATTTTGTAAAATTATTAAAGGCGAAATACCCGCAAGTAAGATTTATGAAGATGATGATTGCTTAGCATTTTTGGATATTCAGCCTGTAAACGCAGGCCATGTATTAATAATTCCCAAAATACACGAACAATACATATATAAAATCGATGACAAGATAACATCTAAAATGTTTATGGTAACAAATAAAATTAACAAAGCAATACGTCAGTCTAAAATAAAATGTGAAGGTATTAACTATTTTTTAGCAGATGGAGAAGCGGCCTTTCAAGAAGTGAGCCATGCTCATATACACTGTTTCCCAAGATATAAAGATGACGGATTTAAACTACAGTTTTCTGGAAGGTACTATAATCACAAGCCGAATAGAGAAGAATTAGAAAGAGTAGCTAAGGAAATACGAGAAAATTTATAA
- the atcS gene encoding histidine kinase AtcS → MFIFILVLSSVLLLFILLYFLIKRAVNKRFDDFENGLINKYYEDVDSIYKKMRGWRHDFHNHIQVMKAYLEFKNYDELESYLNNLTEDLIKVDSVIKTGNLMSDAILNTKAAIALSHDIKLNIKASIPQNIALSDLELCVIIGNLFDNAIEGALSLKEKEKRFIRVYIRKLNDNLYISFTNSCEGRRKKTQGKFLTTKEGKDHGFGSGRIDAIVKKYSAFINRQSEEGAFAVELMFPLVLLPNLPNVL, encoded by the coding sequence ATGTTCATTTTTATACTTGTTTTAAGCTCAGTCCTTTTGCTGTTTATACTTCTGTACTTTTTAATTAAAAGAGCCGTCAATAAGCGTTTTGATGATTTTGAAAACGGCCTTATCAATAAATATTACGAGGATGTAGATTCCATCTATAAAAAAATGCGCGGCTGGCGGCATGACTTTCATAATCATATTCAGGTTATGAAGGCCTATCTCGAATTTAAAAACTATGATGAACTTGAAAGCTATTTAAACAATCTAACTGAAGATTTGATTAAGGTAGACAGTGTAATCAAAACCGGAAACCTGATGAGCGATGCAATCTTAAATACGAAGGCAGCTATCGCTCTTTCCCATGATATAAAACTAAACATAAAAGCCTCCATTCCTCAAAACATAGCTTTAAGCGACCTTGAACTTTGCGTAATAATAGGAAACCTTTTTGACAATGCCATTGAAGGTGCTTTAAGCCTAAAAGAAAAAGAGAAAAGATTTATAAGGGTGTACATAAGAAAATTAAACGACAACCTCTATATCTCGTTTACAAATTCTTGCGAGGGCCGCCGCAAAAAGACCCAAGGAAAATTTCTTACAACAAAAGAAGGTAAAGATCACGGCTTCGGCTCAGGCCGCATCGATGCAATAGTAAAAAAATATTCCGCCTTTATAAACCGCCAAAGCGAAGAGGGCGCCTTCGCCGTCGAACTCATGTTTCCGCTTGTTTTGCTCCCTAATCTTCCGAATGTTTTATAG